The Stegostoma tigrinum isolate sSteTig4 chromosome 40, sSteTig4.hap1, whole genome shotgun sequence genome contains the following window.
ACTGTGAGGAGGTCAGGATGGAATTTCAAAATTACTTGGAGAATTCAGTGGAGAGGGCAGAGAATTGGCGGAAGAGGTTCAATGCCGAGAGGAGTGAGGAGATACACTTTGGCCGGTGGAACTTAGAACAGCAATATCAAACAGGGGGTCCAATTGGAAAGGGGAAGGAGGTCTAGAGAGACCGAGGTGGACATGTACATAGGTCAGTGTTGGCTACAGAACAGGTGGAAGGAGCAATTGATACAACATTGAGTGTTCTCGGcttcattgacaggatgtggaTGACAAGAACAAGGTGATAATGCAGTATTTGTTCATGGACCAGTGAAAGCTCAtttggggtattgtgtgcagatCTGGTCACCACCCTATCGTAAAGATATGAATACATTAGAGAGAGCGCAGGAGAGGAGAATGGTTATAGGAACAAGAAATGTCATTTATGAGAGAAGATTAAAGCTGCTGTGGCAGTTCCCCTTGGAGAGAAGATTGCTGAGAGTACAAGTGAtagaggctgttacaattacgCGTGGGCTGGAGAAAGTGATGAGAGAAAGAAGCAAGAATGAGTGGGAATAGATGTAAAGGTATTGTTGGATTCATTTGTGCATCGCTGATGGGCCgacatttattacccgtccctgaTGGCAgttgagaacgtggtggtgagctgcttctcgAACCGTTGCAGTCAACTTGATGTGGCTTGACCCCCCAGGCCACCAGGGAGGGAATTTCCAGATTTTCattcagcagcagtgaaggaacggcgatatatttcaaagtcagaatggtgagtggcttggacaggaacttgcagaGGATGAAGTTCCCACGTTTCTGCTGTCCATGTCATTTCAGGTGGTAGTGGTCAGGGATATGGAAGGTGTGTTCTgcggatctttggtgaatttctgcagtgcatctcacaGATCAGACAAACTgctgtgatggagggagtgaatgtgtttCGATGTGCTGACAGAAGCCTGAGTAAAACTGTCCAGGAGGAGTAACCTGAAGTCAGCATCGCAGTGAAGCAATCTGGGAATAAGACCGAGAGTGAACATCATAATGAAACTGTCTGGAAAAGGTGAAATGCAGTAAGCATCTCAGTAAAGCCCACTGGAAAGTGTGGCCTGCAGCCTGTAGTGAAACTACCTGGAAAGTGTTGCTTGCATCAGTGTCACATTGTAAGAGACTGGGAAGAGTGGGCTGCAGTGAGCATCATAGTGGAAGAGAACTGAGAAGAGTGTCCTTTAGACAGGTCTTCATTTACTGCAATGCAAACTTCAAATCAAAGAAGAGAAGAGTGTCCTGCAGTGAGCATAGCAGCGATTGAGTTGATAAAGCGCAGCCTGAATTCAGCATCACAGTGCAACTGACCGAGAAAAGTGGTCTGCAGTGAACAACCCAGTGAAAAGGTTGCTGAAGAATgatttgaagtttgcattacagTAAATGAAGACCTGTCTAAAGTCAGCATCTCCACAAAGCAGTCCAGCAATCGTCATCACAATTACACAAACTGCGGTGAGTGAACTCTGTTCAAATCACTGTGAAAAAGTTTGGGAAGAGTGATCTGCATTTTCCATCATCAGGAATCTAACGGGATGAGTGGTCTACAAGGAGTGGCCTGAGTCAATATGTGACACAGGCAGGTCCTTacgactgttctgaggaagggacaccgaaCCGAGACGTTAAcactgttttgttttccttcataaatgctgccagacctgctgagcttttccaacaactttgtttttgttccttatgaCTTCTATCACTTACAGTACTGTTTTTGGCTTCTAATCTGTCAGGGTAGCACACGGGCCAGACACGAAGGGTCACACAGAGCTGGATTTGTTTTAATCTAATATAAAGTATTCTCCAAAGAGGTAACCCACAGCAGGAGAGCTCAGGTCTTGGTTTACTCCTCTTGCTCCATGTGGCAGACTGGAGACAgttccactcccctgggtcagcATGTGTGCAGGAAGTGTCTCCAGCTACAGCTCCTGGAAGCTCGAGTTTCAGAGCTGGAGCGGCGGCTGGGGACACTGTGGGGCATTCGTGAGACACAGAGCAACATGGATAGCGTgtatagagaggtggtcacaccacaggcTCAGACTCTCAGGTAGGAAGGGAATGGGTAACCaccagacagagcaagagagacaggcaggtagtgcaggagtctcctgtgaccATTTCCCTGCAAAACAGACactccgttttggatactgttgaggtgAATGACCTCTTGGGGGAAAGCAGCAGACGCCAAACTCCTTGCACCGCggttggctctgctgcagagGGGAGGGGTAAAAGGTGTAGCAGGGCAGTAGCTATAGGGGACTCCAATGTAATGGAAATAGACAGGTCTTTCTGTGTCCATGAACAAAATGCCAGAacagtatgttgcctccctggtgtgaGGGTCGAAGGCTCGGAGCGGGTACAGGCCGTTCTGGAGGAGGAGTGTGAACAGCCTGTCGTTGTGGCACACATCGGTACAAGTGACATCGGTGAGAAAAAAGGATGAGGTCCCAAAAGaagaatacagagagagaggaagaaagttaagaaaaCAGACCTGAGAGGTAGTGATCTCAGGATGACTATTGGTGCAATGTACAGGTCAGAGTAGAAATGGCAGGATATattggatgaatacatggctgaaaagatggtgtcAGGAAGAGAGATTCCGATTCCTGGGGCTTTGGGAcaggttctgagggaggtgggacctgtacaaattggATGGGTTACAGCTGGGCAGGACCGGGATTGATGCCCGAGGGGGAGtgtttgctggagtggttgggTAGGGTTTACACTGATATGCCAGGGGGATGAGAACCGATGTAAGGAGTCCGTGAAGGGGGGCAAAAGGTAGAAAAGGGAATAAAGAAGTTGACAGTCATAGAAACCAACACAAAATTCAAATAGATTTATTGAGAAAAATCAGAGCGAGACAAACACTGTTAATAAGACAAGCTTAACGGATTTGTGTCTCAATATGCAGAGCATTTGTGATAATGTGGATGAACTAACCATGCAGAGAGATGTAAACAGTTTCTGATTCAAGGTCTCGGCCaaaaacttcagcttttctgatattgtgatgctgcttggtccgctgagttcatccagctctacaccttgctaccaCAAtataatacaaagaacaaagtaaatgacagcacaggaacaggcccttcggcactccaagcctgagccaatcaagctcctctgtctaagcctatcatctattttctaacggtctgtccccgtttgctccctgcccatccatgtacctgtccagatacatcttaaaagacatgatcgtgtctgtgtctaacacctccgctggcaacacgttccaggcacccaccaccctcggGATTATCATTGGCATTACTGagacgtggctgcagggtgacgagggatgggaactgaatgtcccagggtattCAATATTtcggaaggacaggcaaaaaggaaaaggtgttgGAACACCATTGCTGCTAatagaggaaattaacacaacagtgagaaaggatattcgCTCTGGCAATGCggagtctgtatgggtagagttgagaaatacgaAGGGGCAAAAAAAACATCAGTGTGTTTCAGATATGCAaccccaaactgcagtggtgatgttgggaatgccatgaaccaggaaattagagatgcatgtgataagatcggtgatcatgggtgattttattCTGCATATatattgggcaaatcaaattagccacaataccacagaggaggaattcctggagtggaAACGGGATGCTTTTCTTTCCCAATATGTGCAGGAATGAACGAGAGACCAGGCCATCTTTGACTGGggactgtgtaatgagaagggaatcattgccagtcGAGCCATGCGAAGCCCCTTGTGGATAAGCGTCCATGATAGAATTTtctatcaagatggagagtgacgtAGATGATTGGGAGGCTGTGGTGCTGAACCTTAATAAAGAAAACCGCGAAGACATGAggtgtgagttggccttgatagagtggggagagttacttaaagggatgacagtggataggtaACGGCAAACATTCAACGAATGCACGTGGGAACggcaacaactgtttatttctGTCTGTGGAAAAAGCAAAACAGGTCAGAGGGCCAAAGgcagaagcatacagattggcgaagaaaaataatatgtatgaatattgggagcagtttaggattcagcaaagagggatggcaggattgatttGGAATTGGGAAATTACAGCACgtaagtaagcttgcagggaacaaaAAGACTGACCACGACAAGTTTCTCTCggtacgtgaagagaaagagactggtaaagacaaatgtcgGCCAAAAGAGGGCACAATTCAGATCCCAGaattgttggagaatgcaaggattagtgagagggaagaattgagggagatcagtATTAGTAGAGacatggtgctgggaaaattgatgggattgaacgTAAATCCCAAGGCCTATAATCTACATCACAGAATACTCAAGGAAATGGCACTCAAAATACTGGATACATTGTTGGTCATCTTCCCAGATTCAATatactctggaacagtccctgcagattggagtgtggctaatgtcactccaatattcaaaagggaggttgacagaaaacaggaaagtataggccagtaagcttaacatctggaGTGGGTAATATTCTTGAATCTATTTTCAATGACTTTATAGTGAAACGTTgagaaaacagtggcaggatcagacacagtcagcatgTATTTATGAAGAGAAAACCATGCTggaaaaatctgttagaattctatgaagatataaCGAGGAGAGTTGACATAAGGGTGCCAGTCAAGTCGTATATTTGGGCAttgagaaagtgtttgacaaagtcccactaAAGAGATAATTGTGCAAGTTGACAGTGCATGAGATTGGTGcaggtgtattgagatggatagaaaactggttgtcagacaggaaacaaagagaaggaattaatgggtccttttcaaattagcaggcagtgactagcagagtgccacagggatctgtgtcaGGACCgactattcacattatttattcatGTTTTGGATGAGGGAGCAATATGTGACATCTTAAAGATTGCACAAGATACCaaattgggtgggagggtgaactgtggcaAGGATGCAtcgatccttcagcatgatccgGACAGGTTGGGGGAGTGGTAGAATCAATGACAGATGTGGTAAAGTTTGCATGactgagattattcactttggaaggaaaacaagaaggcagattactatctgaatggctgtaaagtgggagaggggagtgtgcagggagATCTGGCTGTCCGTCGACCCCACTGAAGATAAgcctgcaggtgcagcaggcagtaaagaagataAATGGTAcgttcattgtgagaggtttcgagtccAGACGCAGGTACGTGTTGTTTTACTTTCCAGGATCTTGGTGAGGCCGcatgtagaatactgtgttcagttgtggtctccttttctgaggatgtATGCTCTTGCCCTcgagggagtccagcgaaggtacaccaggctgattccgggggtGGTGTGACTGACACCTGAGGAGCGACTGAGTGGGTTAgtattgttttcgctggagttcagacgaaggAGGGGGGATTTCATAGAGACTTTAAAACTTCTGACAGTAATAGATAGGGTACATATAGGGAaggtgttcccaatggtgggtgtgtccagaaccaggtaTCACATTGTGAGGATATGGGGTAGACCATTGAGaaaggagatgaggagacatttctacacccaaagtgtggtgagcctgtggaattcatgagCACACAGAATAGTTAATGCCAAAGTAATGAACGTGTTAAAGAGGTGGCTAAAGACagcacttgggatgaatgggGTAAAATGTTACGGggtgaaagcaggattagacgATTGATttagacaatcagccatgactgtGATGAATTGGTGAGCAggcacaaagggccaaatggcctcctcctgctactgtcttctctgtttctgtgatggTTAACAGGGAGTCTGAGTGTGAGCATGAGCAGGTGGTAAAggttagaacataaaacatcgaacattacagcgcagaacagaccctcggccctcgatgttgcgccgacatgtgaactaatctaagcccctccctttACACTATCTCATCagtatccatatgcttatccaaggactgtttaaatgcccctaatgtggctgagttaactacattggcaggcaaggcgttccatgcccttaccactctctgagtaaagtgcctgcctctgacatctgtcttaaatctatcacccctcaatttgtagctatgccgcctcgtacaagctgatgtcatcatcctcgaaaaaaggctctcactgtcctcTCGATCTATTCCTCTGACCAGCTTGTACAtctgtattaaatcccctcttagccttctctctccaatgagaacagacccaagtccctcagcccttcatcataaggcctttgctccagtccaggcaacatcctggtaaatctcctctgcaccttttccaacgcttccacatccttcctgtaatgggatgGTCAGAaatgcacgcaatattccaagtgaggtcacactagcattttgtacagttacagcTCCGgacctcaatccctctaccaataaaacctaacacaccgcgAGCCTTCTTgtcagcactatcaacctgggtgacaaccttcagggatctatgtacatagacaccaaTATCCATCTGCACACCCATACTACAAAGAATCTTCCCATTGACCatgtattctgccttcctattatttttcccaaagtgaatcacctcacatttatccgcattgaactccatttgccacctttcatcccaattctgcagtttatcctgCAAACCTGCAACAAtctcccacactgtccaccactccactgacttcagtgtcatctgcaaacttattaacccatctACCTCTGCCTGCGTCcacatcatttataaaaatgacaaacagcagtggtcccaaaacagatccttgaggcagaCCAcaagtaaccggactccaggctgaatattttccatcaactaccgcTCATTGCCTTCttgcagaaagccagtttctcatctaaactgctaaatccccctcaatcccatgcctccatattttctccaatagcctccCAAGCGGAATCTTATCAacggctttactgaagtccatgtacaccacgtcaactgcctgaccctcattccctcatcaattattGAGATCTGGTGTGAGTGAGGGAACAAGCAGCAGAGATTTTGATCATGCCTAGTTTACACTGTGTGGAATGTGTGATGCTGAGGTGTGCAATAATCAAGGCTGGGAAAAGCAATGGAATAGATGAAGGTTTCAGCGATGAGAGTGACATGGGGATGGACTCATGAAGTCATGAAGATGAAAACGGCAATGCTGACTGATCACCACAGATGCACCTTCAGCTCAAATAAGAACAATTTCCAAATGATACATTCTGAAACCATTTATGGGGAAGAACACGGAGTGGATGGAGAGTTCCCAGTTCAGCTCTCAGGGACTTTTAGCCCGAACCTTAACTGGAACTGTACCATCCACCCTCCATTCAATGTCTCACAATCTCACCCCAGCTCAGCGATTGGCTTTCTTTAGATTGAAGCAAAAACCTAGGGCCTTGCTGAGATGGATGGGGAGAGGCAGCTATGACACAGCAGCAGGGATGGAAGGAATTCAGATTAAAGCCTTATTTTTTGGTCATTCAATTTAACAGTGAATCAATGCATCTGGATTTGCATCGTCCACAGCATTTCCTTTTTGAAGTAATTTTCTTTCCCTGAGTGGCTGTAACAAACTCAGAACCAGTGCATGCGTCGGAGAACCTGTCGGTACAGCTGTTCCTCCAGTCCTGCAGGAGGCGCTTCGACTTTCTTCCTGCCATCTTTATGGTTGGACTCCCAAAGTTCAGTTCTTGTGCATTCCTGACGTTTCCCAGATATGTCTGTCTCCTCttgggaatttcaagactcaATAGTTTCAGTTCAACACTGGGGTTGTTCAATTTCCACAGCTTAACATCAACTGAATTGGAGTTGGTGCAGGAAAGCAAGAGAATCAGCCAAGATCTCTTTGACTGGCGCATCAGctgcaaagggctgaatggcctcctgctgctcctaattcttatctATTTATTTCCATTGGGGTCTCTGTGTAACACTTCTTGCCCTTGTTCTGCTGATCCATAATGTTATTGATTCCTCCTTTTCATTGACCTCAGGTGATCCAACAGCCATCTCTTCTCTTTGACCCCAAATTATTTGGCATCCGACAACTGCTGCCAATGTTCTTCTGATTCTCCAAATTTCTGTCTCCTCTTGCCAATTGATAACATCCGTTGGCATTTATTTCCTGCACCAGACTAATATTTTTGTGACTATCCACTCTTAGTTGCTTTGAGTTGTTGTTGGTTCAGTTATTTATGTAAATATAGCTTCCAGTGGGTTCCTGAGCTTCTCTCTGAACTTGGAAAGGGAAGCTACATAGACAATGGTATTCGTACAGCAAGTCAAATTCTGCAGCATATATGCACATTGCGAAAATATATATTCACCATAACTGTCTAAAGGATCATCAACaccaaaataattcaaaatataCCATAGCCACAGAAAAATGAAGGTGCCAGATATTGCAAAGAGTAAAATCACAGACTGCCTTCgactctccatctctgggtcactAGAATTCTCTCCATTACTTTGACCCTTCAGTCTTTTACGGACTTGACTGGCCACTAAAATCTGTCTGACTGTCAGGGTGTTGAGGAACAGAATGAAACCAAATGGGAATAGGGGTGTTAGAAACTTTTCAAACCTTTTCCATCCTTTCCAGACAGGGTCATAATAATATGCATCTGAATTAGAGCAGTACATTGGTATGCCGTCAATAATCAGCACAGGTTTCAATCTAAAGTAGGTgggaatgttttttaaacagagcAGACTGCCGGTTGTCGTAAGAACCACAGCTGCAGTTTTTTCAGTGCAGTATTTGGCTTTCAGTTTCTCACAACAAATGGTGACGTatcgatcaaaggtgaacatGATGGTGAACCACACAGAGCAGCCTATGGCTACACGGCGCAGGGCATAGTGAACACGACACACAGGGGTGATGTCCAAGAATGACGGTGGGAAAAAATCATCTTTGATTTGGCTGAGTATGATCTCAATGATAACGACCAATAGATCCAGCACCGCCATGGCCTGAAGTTAGCGAGAGCTGCAGGCTGAGAGTCCACATTTTACTCGAAACAGGATCGCAACAGTCACTAAAttgactgaaagagagagagaagtgaaaaagaaatgaaaaacattCTCCACCACTGAGGCTACATGCTCCGGATTAGACTTTATCAATGCAACTATGGGAAAGGAACTAGTTAGAGGAACAATAATAAAAGAAACACAGCACAGAActtgacacagtgtggagctggaggaacacagcaggtcaggcagtctcagaggaacaggaaagtcaacatttctgaTTGAGACCCGTCCCAAACTTCAAATTCTGCTTTCCCTTGCATCTTTACtttgaaatctaaaacaaactgCTGATCATTTGAGATACATTTCTTACTGTGTACACAAAATAGCTTTGTCACATGTCTCATACATTTTCACATcttctttttctgtctttcttctAATCAAATGTAAGACGTCTTTGCCACCACCATCCTGCCCCAGCTGACTATGCAGTTTACCCTTCAACAGCAGCTCTGTTGGTAAGGACATCTTCTCCCTGTTAAAATTGCTTCTGTCTAAATGtacctagctctctcaatctcttGTCTTATGGCAGCTAATGCTCTGCTATAACATGCTCAGTTGTCTGACTTGTTATTTTTCAATCCgcatgattttttttagaaatgactCATTTTCAAAGCACCTCCTCAAAATGACCTTCTCACCCTTaaataattgaaacataaaattccatttctttcagttttatcaCTGTTGAATTCCCACTGTTTTTTTCTCCCACCATTATTTTTCGACATCATGTCCATGAGAAATTCTTTTCTCATCATGGAACAGTCACACACTGAGTGTAATAACAAAGTCGGCAGAGCTTGAAACACTGGAAGCAGCAGAATGAAACTATAGAGATATGTACGGGATATTTGTCCTGTTATGCTGTTGCAGGTAACATTATTGCTCACTGGGTAACAGCAGAAACTGGGTCAGGTACTGATTGGAACAGCCTCAGTAATTATATCCACTCACCAGGAAAGCCAATGATGCCTAGAACCAGGTAGAATATTTTCCTCACCGTTCGAACCAAACCATGCATTTTCCGTTTGCTGTGAGTTGTTCCTTGCTTCTGCAGAAAATCCCCCTCAGTTTGATTCTGTGATGTCTGATTTGCAGGATCTTAATTTTATGCTCATCAACATCTCTGCTGGGATATTTGTATTGCACAATattcaaaggtgtttttcttgaAGATTTGGAACAAACAGATGACGACAGCTGAATGAAACCTCTGATGCTGAAAAATGTTCACATGGGATGGACTGGATAAACACTCATTTCCCCAAGAAAGAACTTTGCTGGCCGCATGAAAAAACTAACAAGAACCGGAAGCCGTGTTGATGCAAATGTACTTTCAAACACTTCTAGTTTCAACTTGGGAACTTGTGTTGATGACCTTCCCTAATGACTATTCAGTGATTGATTCCCTCCCAAACAAAAACACATTCCGGCCTGTTTGATGGAATCCAGGAGTGTCACAGCTCTCTTTTGCTGTGGAAAGCCAGTTGATTGCTTCACAGAATCAAAGTCAGCAACACAGAATTCGCCCAATTTCACGGTCTTGTTCAGATCTGCGCCAGACTATATCAGCCAGTCTCACTCCTTCTCATCTCTCCATCATGACCTCACCCTCTTCTCTttaattttcttcttcatttccaCTCTGTTTTATATTAGTTCGCTGCACTGTCAGGAGCTTCTTTTCAGATCCACAACCTGTTCTGTGAGGTTGTGTAGATTAAGAGTTTTGGTTGGAGGTTCGTGTTTGGATAAGGCTTAATATTCAACACAGGATTCAGTTTTAATAGAACTGCAATGGAATTGCTTGAAGCCCTGTATGGATGCATCATCAGTGTTAGGCTGGGATTTGAGTTGGGTATAGTGTTCACATTATGGTTACGTTGGATATGGTTTAGAATTGTGTCAACATTCGATTAACAGTTGGGTTAATGAAAGGATCCGTGTTATGTATGGGTTAGCCTTTAGATATGGGGCAATCCTGGGAGTTGGTGTGGTCAAGTCTCGAAGGGCTGGTACATGGCTAATGAAAACTGTTCAGCAATGGATCCTCCcacggcagttggtggaatttgaattcaataaatgtctggaaataagaatctaatgatgatcataaatccattgaCGATTGTCAAGAAAAAGCcaactgattcattaatgtcctttagggaaggaagctgccatccctacctggtgtggcctacatttaactccaaacccacagtcatGTAGTTCACTCTTAACAGCCTCTGATCAATTAgacacaggcaataaatgctgtcaattGATGCCCTTAACCCATGACTGAATTAAGGAGTAAATAAATCCAGCATCCAATCAAATAAAAGAAAGACAGTTCAGGAAACACATTTAAGGgattaatttaacaaaaaaagttTGCCAGATCATGGACacagacagaccctttggtccaactagtccacatcgACCATGCTTCCAACCTAAACGtgtcccacttacctgcatttggcccatatttcacCAAACATTTCCTGTTTATATACTTACCCAGATGTCTTTTATATATTGCAACTGGTCCCCCatgcagcacttcctctggcagttccttcaactctctgtgttaaaaagttgcccctcataccctttctgaatctttctcctctcacccgaACAATATGTCCCCGAGTTTTGAACTCCACTAtcgtagggaaaagacctttgctcgCCACCTTTTCTATGTCCCAGGTGATTTTATGAATCTTTATCCAGTCACCTACCAACCTTCTATCTCCATTGAAAATAGCTTCATCCTTTCCAGCCCATTATTACAACCGAAACATTCCATTccgagcaacatcctggtaaacattttctgaatctgctccaatttaatactatccttccgAAAGCAGGGCGACCGGAACTGCCCACAGAATGGGCCTCACCAGTGTCGGGTACAAACTCTACATGACGTCCTAATTCGtacactcaatggtctgagtaatgaaagcaagcatgctaaatgctttctcaGTCATCGTACCGAGGCATAATGCTAGTTTCAAAGAATCATGTACCCGAACCCCTCAGtatttctgttctacaacatgaTCCAGGGTCCCCACTAAGTTctgcccctgtttgttttaccaGAATACAGTGCCTCACTcttatccaaattaaagtccatctgctgCTCCTTAGAACCTTAAACAATTGatccagatctctttgtaaccttagatgacctacttcactgtccactgcgccaacaattttggagtcatctgcaagtGTGTTTCCCCAGCTTCTATATTCCCATCCTAagtcaatgttttcaagaagatttttAGCTCGGTAGTGGATTGGGCTGTAGACATgctcagtgtgtcagtgggtttgttttgtcaccctgctaggtaacattggcagcgcgcctccggtgaagcatcggtgtcctgtcccactggttATTTATATACCTCGGTTTACTGGGTTGGTGGGTAGTACATCCAGTTTTGATTCTCAGTGGCTTGTACACAGGGCCTGCTTGAATACGTTTGTTGAAGGAGTTCCAGTATGAATACCAgccctccaggaattccctgcagTGTCTCTGTTTGACCTCTGCAATTAGCGATGTGTTGTGCTGGTTGAATTTGTGCctctcattgtctgtgtgtagtgaacAAGTGAGAATTGTTCGTATTGTATTTTAAAAAGCATATTGACAGTAAATCATTGCATtatggcttcaaaatctccagctCAAATCGACTCAATAACGTTTGCCTGCATTATCCAAATATTTAAATGTTTCTGAAAGGGCTATCATTTTCCTGTTATCTGTTTGATTCATTTTTGTATCGGGCTGTTAGCTTGCAGATGAACCCAAATAAAGTTGGTTGGAAAGGGAAAATAGTTGAAGAGATACCCACAATGAATCACCAGATATATTGAAAGAACTGCAATGATAATGAAGGAGGTTATTCCACACAatgttcctgtactgtgtttctcAGGGAGCAATGCATGTCGTGACAAagccttcttcccataaccctgcacactGTCTCTTCCCGATATTAATACACTTTTTTCTCATTGCAAGTCAGTATTTGAGCAGGCCATCTTTGCCAAGACCTTTAACCTCTCATTATCACCGTcgtcaccatcaacaacttctcttttatctCCGCTCATTTTATGCAGCTCAGAGGGTTGACCATGGACGCACACATGGACCTCAGTTATACCCGTCTCTTCGTGGTGTaggtggaacattccttgttccagtcctattccgggccccacccacaacactttctctgATATTTTGATGatgtcatcagtgctgcttccgtCTCTCATTCATAATT
Protein-coding sequences here:
- the LOC132206658 gene encoding probable G-protein coupled receptor 139, with the protein product MAVLDLLVVIIEIILSQIKDDFFPPSFLDITPVCRVHYALRRVAIGCSVWFTIMFTFDRYVTICCEKLKAKYCTEKTAAVVLTTTGSLLCLKNIPTYFRLKPVLIIDGIPMYCSNSDAYYYDPVWKGWKRFEKFLTPLFPFGFILFLNTLTVRQILVASQVRKRLKGQSNGENSSDPEMESRRQSVILLFAISGTFIFLWLWYILNYFGVDDPLDSYGEYIFSQCAYMLQNLTCCTNTIVYVASLSKFREKLRNPLEAIFT